AGAAGGCCGGAATTATTTGAAAATCTAGCTCTGACTGACGAACAAACCCGCCTGCTGGCGCAGTTTGTCGACGAAATGGACAGTCCACAGAAGTCGTAGCTCAGTTAATCCTAGTATGGAGTTTACATGAACAACATCATCAAAATGCTCAACGATGAGCAAATGAAAAAAGACGTTCCTGATTTTGGCCCAGGTGATACCGTAGTGGTTCAGGTACGTGTTAAAGAAGGTGACAAAGAGCGTCTGCAGGCGTTCGAAGGCGTTGTAATCGCCAAGCGTAACCGTGGTCTGCACTCTGCTTTCACCGTTCGTAAGATCTCTAACGGTGAAGGTGTGGAACGTGCTTTCCAAACTCACAGCCCTCTGATTTCCAGCATCGAAGTTAAGCGTCGTGGCCGCGTTCGTCGCGCCAAGCTGTACTATCTGCGTGAGCGTTCAGGTAAGTCTGCACGTATCCGTGAGAAGCTGGCGACCAAGTAATCGCCCAAAAAAAGACGCAAGTGTTCGCACAAAAAACCGCCCTCGTGGCGGTTTTTTGTTTGTGCCGATAACGCAACTTCCTCTAAGCCAAGCCATCCCACTCGCCTTTTGGCGCCATCTTCGCGAATTTTGAATGAATTTTTATCAACTGGCCTTGCGCCCGTTCAGGTAAACGGGCACACTGTGCTTTCGGTTGTAATGGTGTAACATTACAATAATACAAATTTTGGACGTAGAGATGTCAGCTGAGGTTGTCGATGGGGCAGTGTCAGCGTCGTTAAACACAGAAGGTGATCCCATGCAGCAAGATACTATCAACAATGTGCACATCAGCGCCGAAAAGGTGCTTATCACGCCACAGGAGCTAAAACGCGAACTGCCATTGTCTGAGCATGGGTACCAGTATATTTTGCGCTCCCGTCGTACTGTGGCAGATATTGTACACAAGCGCGACCCGCGGCTGCTGGTGGTGGCAGGTCCTTGCTCAATCCACGATATTGCCGCCGCCAAGGAATATGCCCTTAAGCTTAAAAAGCTCCATGACGAGCTCAAAGATGAGTTCTTT
This portion of the Shewanella amazonensis SB2B genome encodes:
- the rplS gene encoding 50S ribosomal protein L19; translation: MNNIIKMLNDEQMKKDVPDFGPGDTVVVQVRVKEGDKERLQAFEGVVIAKRNRGLHSAFTVRKISNGEGVERAFQTHSPLISSIEVKRRGRVRRAKLYYLRERSGKSARIREKLATK